In Neisseria perflava, the DNA window CCACGGCTTGAGTTTGGACGGAGAAAAATTGCGCCCCGCCAAAGTCGAATGGCAAAACGAAGACCAGTTGCGCTTTATTTTGCGACAAGGCAAAAAACGCCAAATCCGCCGTATGTGCGAACTGGTCGGACTGCGCGTCGTCGGTTTGAAACGCATCCGCATGGGCAAAGTCAAACTCGGCAGACTGCCGCCGGGCAAATGGCGTTATTTACGCGCTGACGAATCGTTTTAATTGCAGATAACAAAAAGGCCGTCTGAAAACACATTTCAGACGGCCTGATCTTTTACTACTTACTCGATATAAGTAAACTTCGCACGTTTGATATTGCAAAGGATTTCGTACGGAATCATACCGGCAACTTCGGAAACTTCATTGATATTAATTACATCGCCCCAAAGCTCGACTTCCGCGCCCAAGCCTTCTTTCGAGGCTTCCAACTCAACCGTAATCATATCCATAGATACCCTGCCGATAATACGGCTGCGTTTGCCATCCACGGCCACAGGAGAATTAGTGGAAGCGCGACGCGGATAACCGTCGGCATAGCCGCAGGCAATCAAACCGACACGGGTAGATTTGCTGGTGTAGAACGTTGCGCCGTAGCCAATCGGGGAATGCGGCTGCAACACACGCTCACCGAAAACGCGGGAAGTCAGGCGCATAACAGGTTTCAAACGCTCATCCACACCGCCGAAAGGCGAAATACCATATAAGGCCAGACCGGCACGGCCCCAATCGCGGCGCGCTTCAGGCACGTTCAAAATCACGGCGGAATTGGCCAAGCTCTCTTCGCCTTCCAAACCCTCACACGCCAAATCAAACGCTTCAAGCTGCATTTCGGTCATGCCGTTTTCCGGCTCGTCCGCGCAGGCAAAATGGCTGAATTTCACAATGTTTTCAACTGATTCAGATTGTTTCAATGCAGTATAGGCCGCGGCATAATTGTGTGGAAAGAAACCGGCACGGTGCATACCAGAGTCCATTTTCAGCCATACAGTTGTCGGATGTTGCCACTCATGATGCACAAACGCCTCCAGTTGCCATTGGCTGCCGATTGCCGGCCACAAATCATAACGGTCAACATCCGCATACTCCGCAACATCAAATACGCCTTCCAACAAAACAATCGGATTTTTAATGCCGTTTTGACGCAACTCCACGCCTTCATCTACCGTTGCCACCGCAAAGCCGTCGGCAATATCCGCCAACGCGTGTGCACATCTGACCGCGCCATGCCCGTAAGCATCGGCCTTAATCACAGCCAACAATTTATTGCCATGCAACTCTTTGAGAAAACGATAATTTTGACGTAAATTATCCAAACGGATTTGCGCATTGAGCGGACGCATAATGTATTCCTCTTATCGGCATTCCGTTTCAGACGGCCTGCCCCATTACTTTGAAGCAAATATTATAGGTCAAAAACCATACAGGATTCCATGAAATACACAAGATTAATATCTTCCTTTCGCCTTACCTTTAAGGATTTATGCTTCTTCTGAGCCTGTTTTAAGGTTATGATGTCATCCAAATTGAAAACGACAAATATCAAAGCCATGAAAGAACTCGACAAAACCGACTTAAAAATTCTCAAGCTCCTGCAACAAAACGCACGCATCCCCATGACCGAATTGGCTGAAAAAGTCGGCCTATCTACCACGCCGGTAACCGAACGCGTCCGCCGCTTGGAACGCGACAACCTCATCACCGGCTATCACGCCCATCTGAATCCACATGCCTTAGGTCAAAGCCTCTTGGTCTTTGTCGAACTGAAACTGCGTTCCAAATCCGGCAATATTTTTGAAGACTTCAAACGCGAAGTACTGAAGATTCCGCAAATTTTGGAATGCCACTTGGTCTCCGGCGAATACGACTACCTCATCAAAGTCCGCCTGCCCAATATGTCCGCTTATCGCGATATGCTCGGCAATATCCTGCTGCAACTGCCGGCAGCAGCCGAAAGCCGCAGCTATGTTGTCATGGAAGAAGTCAAAGAAGAAGTAGTATTAGACATCTAATTCCATTCAACCAACAAAGGCCGTCTGAAATATTACAACATTCAGACGGCCTTTGTTTTAAACAGACAAAAAAAATGCACACATCCGATAGAATGTGTGCCAAGTCTACAAAGGAGAAATAGAGGAGAAAAATCAAGCTGCATCAAGCAACTCAACGGCGCGAATTATCCTAGCCTTCTACCCGACTGTCAACTGTTTTCCTATCTATTTTCAAGTATTTTGCTAAAAAACAACAAATCCGCTATTCCCCTCTTTTTCTGGCTATTTTCGCCCATATATAAAAAATTTAAGGCCGTCTGAAACACATATTGCCACTGCAGGCAAACAGCCCCATACTCACACATCCATAGCCCATATCCGTCCCAACCCACGACCATGACCACCCCACTTTCCCTTGCCGTCGTCGGCCATACCAACACAGGCAAAACCTCACTCTTACGCACGCTTTTGCGCGACAGTACCTTCGGCGAAGTGAAAAACGCACCCTCGACCACGCGCCATGTCGAAGAAGCCCTCATCAATGATGGCGACGACAGCTTGGTTTACCTCTACGACACACCCGGCCTCGAAGATGCCGGCGGCGTGTTGGACTGGCTGGAAACCCACACATCCGCACGCGATGACGGCATCGAGCGCATTCAGCAATTCCTCAGCAACCATGAAGCGCATCACGAATTCAACCAAGAGGCCAAAGTGCTGCGCCAAGTCATGCAAAGCGACATGGCCATGTATGTCATCGATGCGCGGGAGCCCGTCCTTAACAAATACAAAGACGAGCTGACCATTTTGTCTTGGTGCGCCAAGCCCATCATGCCCGTGTTCAACTTCACCCAAAATCAAGACCTGACCGCTTGGACCAATATGCTCGCCCGCCGCGCCCTGCATGTTTACGCCGGTTTCGATACCGTTGCGTTTGACTTTGAAGGCGAAATCCGATTGTGGGACAACCTCGCCACCATGTTACCTAAGCGCGACATCCTCGACCGCCTCATCAATATGCGCCGGCGCGAGTGGCAACGGCTGGATACGGAAGCGCGCCGTGAAATTGCCGATTTTCTGCTGGATACCGCCGCATTTACCCAAGAAATTGCCGAAAACGACGACCCTGCCCCGACTTTGGAAGTCATGCAATCGGAAATCCGCCAACTTGAGCGACAAATGCAACAACGCCTGTTCACACTTTACCGCTTCTATCACGACGAAGTCGGCAGCGACAGCACATGGATGCCCAAAGCCTTCAAACAAGATCCGTTTGACAGCGAATTGCTCAAACATTACGGCATCCGTACCGGTACCGGCGCAACCGCAGGCGCGCTCATCGGCTTAGGCTTGGATATTGCCACGCTTGGCGGATCGCTTGGTTTAGGTACAGCCATTGGAGGCCTGTTGGGCGGCATTTTGCCCAATGCCCAAGACATCACCGACAAAATCAACGGCCGACAAACCCTGCATACCGATCCGGAAACCCTTACTCTGCTCGCCGCACGCGCACTGGATTTGTTGCACGTCTTGCAAACGCGCGGCCATGCGGCTCAATCGCATATCGAGCTAAACGAACGCAAAGCGCCATGGAATGCAGCCAAATTGCCAAGCGAACTCAACAAAGCACGCAGCAACCGCAAATGGTCTTCGCTCAACACACACCAGCCCGAAGCCAGTCGTAACGAACGCGCAGCCTATGTCGCCACTTTAAGCGAGAAATTAAAAGCTTAGAATTGCCGCATAACAAAAAGGCCGTCTGAAACCCAAATGTTTCAGACGGCCTTTTAAGCTTAGCAGGCAAATACTTATTCGGCAGCTTTGGTTTCGCGTTTCAAACCGCCGCCAAGTGCTTTATACAAGTCGGCAAGGTTTTCCAGACGGGTCAGCTGATTGGCCAAAAGAGCAGTTTCTGCGCTGTAACTGCTGCGCTCGGCATCCAGCAAATCCAATGCGCTAGATACGCCATGTTTGTAGCGCAGGCTGATGAGGCGCAGGCTGTCGTTGTAGGCACGGCTTTGTTTGCTCAAAGCGGCATAGCTTTTATCCAGCTGTTCGCGTGCAACCAACGCATTGGAAACGTCTTTGAATGCGGATTGAACAGCGGCTTCATAAGCAACGATTTGTGCCTGTTGGCGCAGTTTGGCTACGTCAAGATTGGCTTTGTTTGTGCCCCAATCAAAGATAGGCAGAGTGATGGATGGTGCAAAAGCCCAAATACCCGTGCCGCTCTTAAACAGGCCGCTCAACTCGCCGGAAGCGGTACCGACAGAACCGGTCAGGCTGATGCGCGGGAAAAACGCCGCACGTGCCGCACCGATATTGGCATTGGCTTGTTTGAGCGCGTGTTCGGCCGCACGGATATCCGGACGGTTGAGCAACAGGTCCGAACTCAAACCGGCAGGCAGTTTGGTCATTTTGAACTGTTTGTTCAAAGGCAAACCGGCAGGCAAGTCTTCAGGCAAAGGTTGATTAATCAACATAGCCAAGGAATTTCGCGCTTGCTCGCGGTTTTTTACCGCAGATGCGTAATCGGCTTTGGCCGATTCAATCAGCGCTTCCTGTTGGTGCAAATCAACGGCGGAAATCACGCCGGCCTTATGGCGTAATTGCGAGAGCTTGTAAGTCGCTTCACGGGTTTGTAATACGCGTTGTGCCAATGCCATGGTTTCTTCCGCGTAGCGTTCGTTAAAGTAGGCTTTGGCAACGGTAGAAATCAGGGTCAGATGGGCGGCATCGCGGTTTGCGGCCACATTAAAATAACCTTGCAACGCGGCTTCGCTGGTGCTGCGGACACGGCCGAAGAGGTCAAGCTCATAAGAGGCTGCGCCCAAACCCACGCTGTATTGGCTGCTAACGCTGCCGCCACTCAAACTGCCTTGACGCGAACCTGTACCGCTGGCATTGACGGTTGGCAACAAATTATTACGCGCAATCATGTATTGCTTGCGGTAGATTTCCGCATTCAGCGCGGCTGTACGCAAATCGGTATTGCGTTCCAATGCGATGTCGATCAGGCGGTGAAGGCGAGGATCGGCAAAGTAATCTTGCCAACCCAATTCGGCTGCACGGATACCGTCGTCAACAGTGTCGTATTTAAACGTATCGGCCACGGCAACTTGAGGCTGCTCATATTTCGGCATCATGGTACAGGCCGACAAAGCCACGGCGGCGGCAACGGCGGTCAGTACAGGTTTGAATGTAATCTTCTTCATTTTAGAATCCTTTAGCATTTTGAGGCCGTCTGAAAATTTTTCAGACGGCCTTTGCTTTAGTGCTTGTCTGAATCGTGTTTACCGTCTTCAATCATGCCGGCTTCAGCGGCGTGTTTGGCGGCCATCTCATGCTCGTGTGCGGTTTCTTTAAAGAATTTGCGCACAACCACATAGAACAAAGGCACAAGGAACACAGACAGAATCGTACCGATCAACATACCCCAGACCACGGTCGTACCAATCGCACGTTGGCTGGCGGAGCTGGCACCGCTGGCAACATAAAGCGGTACCACGCCCAAGATGAAGGCAAACGAAGTCATGATAATCGGACGGAAACGCAAGTGTGCGGCGGCAAGCGCAGCTTCAAGCGCGCTCTTGCCTTGCGCTTGCAGGTCTTTGGCAAACTCGATAATCAAAATCGCGTTTTTCGCACTCAAACCCATCACCGTAACAAAACCGACTTGGAAGTAGATATCGTTGGCGTATGCCGGAATACTGCCCAGCAGTGCCTCAAACATGTTACGGCCGGTCACGCCCAATGCCGCGCCAATCAAGCCCAACGGAATCACAAGGATAACCGCCAACGGGATAGACCAGCTTTCGTACAAAGCAGCCAATACTAAGAATACAGCGGCAGCGGCCAATGCGTACAACACGACAGTTTGTGAGCTGCCTTTAGCCTCTTCACGAGACTGACCGCCCCATTCCAGACTGTAACCGCCGCCCATTTCATCAACCATTTGCTGCACCGCAGCCATGGCTTGACCGGAAGATACGCCATTAACAGGAGAGCCGGAAAGCTCCATTGCCGGATAACCATTGAAGCGGACGCTTTGTTCCATACCGTTTTCCCAAGAAACAGTAGCAATGGTAGAAAGCGGTACGGCAACGCCGGATTTGTTCGGTACAGTCAGGTTCAGAATATCGGCAGGCTGCATACGGGCACTCGCATCAGCTTGTACCATCACGCGTTGCAGACGGCCTTGATTCGGGAAGTCGTTTACATAAGACGAACCCAAAGAAGAAGCCAAAGCAGTACGGATGTCAGAGAACGAAATACCTTGTGCGGCTGCTGCGGCACGGTTGATGTCGATTTTCAACTGCGGCGCATCTTCCAAACCGCTCGCACGAACGGTACTTGGGTTAAACAAACCGCTTTTGCGCATTTTGTCAATCAACTCATTGCGCTTGGCCAATAATGCGGCATGGCCGCTGTTGTTACGGTCTTGCAGGTAAATCGTCAAGCCGGAGCCTGTACCCAATTCCATAATGGCAGGAGGCACAATCGCCAAACCGAAACCGTCTTTCAGCGTAGCCATCATCATGCCGGTCAACTTACCGGAAATAGAAGTCGCATCGCTGCCCGGAGCAGTACGTTCGCTCCAGTCTTTCAGAATGACAAAGCCCAAAGCCATGTTTTGGCCGGAACCGCTAAAACTAAAGCCGGAAACGGTAACAATGTTCTCGATCTCAGGTACAGATTTCGCCAGTTGAGTGATTTGAGCCAAAGTTGCATCGGTACGCTCTTTGGTCGCGCCGGCAGGCAGCTGTACGCTCAACATCAAGTTACCTTGGTCTTCAGTCGGCAAGAAGGAAGTCGGCAGACGCATAAACAGGAATACGCCCACAACAGTCAAACCGATATAGACAACCATCATGCGCAAAGTCTTGCGCAAGACTTTGGCTACCCAGCCTTCGTAGCCGTGTGTCCAGTTGTCGAATTTCTTGTTAAACCAACCGAAGAAACCTTTTTTCTCTTCGTGATGACCATTCTGAATCGGCTTGAGCATGGTGGCACACAATGCCGGAGTCAGCGTCAAAGCAAGGAATGCGGAGAAGCCGATCGATGCCACCATGGTCAGGGCAAACTGTTTGTAAATGTTACCGGTTGCACCGCTAAACATTGCCAGCGGCACAAATACGGACATCAACACGGCAGTAATACCGATCACCGCGCCGGAAATCTGACTCATCGCTTTTTTGGTTGCAGCCTTAGGCGGCAGACCTTCGCTCGCCATAATACGCTCAACGTTTTCAACGACCACAATCGCATCATCGACCACAATACCAATTACCAATACCATCGCAAACATGGTCAATACGTTAATCGACATACCCATATATGAGATAAAGGCAAAACCGCCCAACAGGGAAATCGGCACGACAATAGTCGGAATCAGCGTATAGCGGATATTTTGCAGGAAGAGATACATCACCAAGAATACCAATACGATGGCTTCCAAAAGCGTATGGATCACTTTCTCAATCGAAATTTCCACAAATTTGGAAGTATCGTAAGGAACTTTCCAGCTCATGCCGTCTGGAAAATACTTCTGCAAAACTGCCATTTTTTCTTTCACGGCAGTCGCCGTTGCCAAAGCGTTACCGCTGTTGGACAGCATCACTGCCATACCGGTGGTATTCACGCCGTTCAAACGTGTGGAAGTAGAATAGTCCTGCATACCCAAGCTGACTTTGGCAACGTCTTTCAGATAGACATTAGAACCATCGGTATTGGATACCAAAATGATGTTGCCAAACTCTTCAGCCGTTCTTAATTGCCCTTCCGCAGTAACGGTCGCCGAAATGGTCTGACCTGCAGCCGCCGGCAAAGAACCGATAGAGCCTGCAGAAATTTGGATATTTTGAGTAGCCAGTGCGTTGGTTACCGTTGCAAAAGACAGGTTGTAGTTTTGCAGTTTTTTCGGGTCAACCCAAATACGCATGGCGCGTTGCGCACCAAACAATTGTACCTGCCCTACCCCGTCGATACGCTGCAGTTCAGGAATGATATTGCGCTGGGCGTAATCGTTCATTTCCTCAATGGATTGCTTTTCAGAAGAAAGCATGACCACTTGCAAGAAGTTGGAACGCGCTTTAGATACGGTTACACCATATTGCTGTACGGTAGACGGCAATGTGGACAACACTTCCGACAATTTGTTCTGCACGTCCACCTGCGCCAAATCTTCATTGGTTTCCGGTGTAAACGTCAGACTGACGCTGCCGCTGCCGCTGGAATTGGCAGAAGTCGTCATATAGTCCAAACCTTCCACACCGTACATATTACGTTCGATAACGGCCAGTACACTGTCTTCCATTACCTGAGCAGAAGCGCCCGGATAAGTAGCGCGCAAAGTAATGGTCGGTGCTGCAACGGACGGATATTGGGAAATTGGCAGTTTTTGAATGCCGAAAATACCCGCTGCGATGATAAAAATCGCAATAACCCATGCAAAGATGGGGCGGTCAATAAAAAACTTAGACATTCACGCGTTCCTTATTTGGCTTCAGATGCAGCTTTAGCTTCAGGCTTGGCCTCGGATGCAGCCTGGCCGTCTGAAACTGCCGGGGTTGCCGCTGCGGCGTTTGCAGGCGGCGTCCATTCTTTCGGCGTTACCTTTTTAGCACCTGACATAGCGGCAATGCTGGTACCTTCGACAACCACTTTGTCGCCGTCTTTCAGGCCGTCTGTAATCACCCAATTAGTACCTTGCTGTTGGGCTACGGTCACGACACGCGCTTCCATTTCGCTCTTGTCATTCACCACCATCACAGTATCTTTTGTACCGCGGGTAACTGCTTGTTGCGGCACTACAAATGCATTATCAACAGCCACTTGCTCCATCAATACGCGTACATACAAGCCCGGCATCAAGATATTTCTGTCATTAGGAATGGCAGCGCGCAAGGTAATTTGACCGGTCGTTTCGTTAACAGTCGGATCTGCAAACAGCAGACGGCCTTTTTCAGGGTAAACCGTACCGTCGTCAAATTTGATGTCCACTGCAATCGCGCCGTTTGCCGCCAACAATTTGCCTTCAGCAACCTGTTGACGCAGTTTCATAACCTCACTGGCAGATTGGGTAACGTTGACATACATCGGATTGGTTTGTTGGATGGTGGCCAAAACGGTGGTATCGCCGGCATTCAACAGCGTACCTTCAGAAACTTTAGATTGACCGATAAAGCCGGAAATCGGCGCAGTAATGCGGGAGCGGTTCAGGCTGATACCGGCAGATTTGATAGCTGCTTGTGCAGATTTGACGCCTGCCTCGGCTGAGCGCTTGGCGGTTACGGCTGCATCATATTCCTGTTGGCTGATGGCATCGGCGGCAACCAGCGGTTTGTAGCGGGCCAAGTCGGCATTCGCTTTGGCCAAAGTCGCTTGCGCACTCGCCAACTGGGCGCGTGCGCTTTCTAAGTTTGCTTCATAAGTCGAGCTGTCGATTTGGTATAAAGGCTGACCGGCTTGCACATAGCTGCCCTCTTGGAATAGGCGTTTTTGCAAAATACCGCCGACTTGGGCGCGAACTTCAGCAGTACGCAATGATTCCAGACGGCCCGGCAACTCGGTTGTCAATGCAACGGTTTCCGGATGCACGGTAACCACGCGGACTTCAGGGGCAGGTTGATTTTGCTGTTGCTGACTGCCTTGCGCCTGTTGGCCGGCTGCCTTCTCATCGCCTTTGCCGCAAGCAGAAAGCGCCAATGCAGTAGCCGCCGCAATCGATACGACACGCATCATTTTAGAAGCATAAAGAGCCATAATTTTCCTATCTCTATGATAAATAAGGGTTTGACTAATTAAAAATTGATTACTTTAATCTCATATTTCGCAAACAGAAATTGCCTGCTTTTATGAAAAACAGGCTGATTATATAGTGTTGAGAAACACTATCAAGTATTGAATTAAATTATACATACATTCTTGCATTTTCAGAAGTAATTTTTTATAATCCGAACCATAAATTTACATTCCCCACAAAACAACTATGAGAAGAACCAAAACCGAAGCCTTAAAAACCAAAGAATATCTCATGCTTGCCGCATTGGATACGTTTTATCAGAAAGGCATTGCCCGCACCTCACTTAACGAAATCGCCCAAGCTGCAGGCGTAACGCGCGGCGCGCTGTATTGGCATTTCAAAAACAAAGAAGATTTGTTTGACGCCTTGTTCCAACGGATTTGCGACGACATCGAAAGCTGCATAAAAGAAGACTCGAACAACAATAACGAACAGGCTTGGTCAAGCTTCCGACTGACTCTGACCCGTTTTTTCGAGCGCCTGCAACACAACGAGCTTCACTATACATTCCACAGCATTTTGTTTTTAAAATGCGAACACACCGAGCAAAACGAGGCGGTCATTGCCATCGCTAAAAAACACCAATCATTATGGCGTGAAAAAATCATTGCCGTCCTGACTGATGCGGTACAACAAAAAGCGTTGGTGGATAATTTAGATATCGATATGGCGGTCATCTTCATCAAGTCTTCATTAGACGGCTTGATTTGGCGCTGGCTTTCTTCAGGTCAAGGCTTCGATTTAGCGCAAACCGCCCCACGCATGATTGAAATCATCATTGATACATTGGAAAACCATCCGCAATTAAGAAAACAATCTTAAACATTAAAAATAAAAGGCCGTCTGAAACATTAAAAGTTTCAGACGGCCTTTTGGTTCAAACCTGCTTAACGTGTTACCGGTTTGTAACGGATACGTTTCGGTTTCGCACCCTCTTCGCCCAAACGGCGTTTCTTGTCGGCTTCGTATTCCTGATAGTTGCCGTCAAAGAACACCCATTTAGAGTCGCCTTCACAAGCCAAAATATGCGTAGCGATACGGTCGAGGAACCAACGGTCATGCGAAATCACCATCACGCTGCCGGCAAATTCCAGCAATGCGTCTTCCAGCGCGCGCAGGGTTTCTACGTCTAGATCGTTGGACGGTTCGTCCAACAGCAACACATTGCCGCCGCTCAACAAAGTTTTTGCCAAGTGCAGACGGCCGCGTTCACCACCAGACAATTGACCGGCGATTTTGCTTTGATCGCTGCCTTTGAAGTTGAAGCGTCCCAAATATTGGCGGGCAGGAATTTCAAACTGACCAACCTGCAAAATGTCGCGGCCTTCGGCGATGTTGTCGAACACGGTTTTGTCGTTTTGCAAACCTTCGCGGCTTTGGTCGATCAAGCTCATTTTCACGGTTTGGCCGATTTTCACTTCGCCGGAATCAGGCTGCTCTTTGCCTGAAATCATTTTGAACAGCGTCGATTTACCCGCACCGTTCGGACCAATGATGCCGACAATCGCGCCCGCAGGCACTTTGAAGCTCAAATCGTCAATCAGCACTTTATCGCCGAACGATTTGGAAACGTTCACAAATTCAATCACTTCATTACCCAAACGCTCGGCAACAGGGATAAAGATTTCCTGCGTTTCATTGCGTTTTTGGTATTCGTAGTTGCTCATTTCTTCAAAACGCGCCAAACGCGCTTTAGACTTGGCTTGGCGGCCTTTGGCATTTTGGCGCACCCATTCCAACTCCTGCTTCATCGCTTTCACGCGCGCAGCTTCGGATTTCGCCTCGTTTTCCAAGCGTTTTTCTTTCTGCTCCAGCCAAGACGAGTAATTGCCTTTCCACGGAATGCCGTGTCCGCGGTCAAGTTCCAAAATCCATTCGGCGGCGTTGTCCAAGAAGTAGCGGTCGTGTGTTACGGCAACGACTGTACCGGGGAAGCGGACCAAGAATTGCTCCAGCCATTCGACAGATTCCGCGTCCAAGTGGTTGGTCGGCTCGTCAAGCAAAAGCATATCGGGCTTGCTCAACAAGAGTTTGCACAAAGCCACACGGCGTTTTTCACCGCCGGACAAATTGCCGATTTTTGCATCCCAATCAGGCAGGCGCAGCGCGTCGGCAGCGATTTCCAATTCATGCTCTGCACCGCCGCCGGTAGACGAACCCGCCGCAATAATCGCTTCCAAGCGGCCCTGCTCTTCTGCCAGCGCGTCAAAATCCGCATCGGGATTCGCGTACTCGGCATACACTTCTTCCAAACGTTTTTGTGCGGCAGCCACTTCGCCCAAACCGCTTTCCACTTCCTCGCGCACGGTTTTTTCAGGATCAAGCTCAGGCTCTTGCGGCAGGTAGCCGATTTTAATGCCGCCCATCGGCACGGCTTCGCCCTCAAATTCCTTATCCACACCAGCCATAATCCGCAGTACAGTAGATTTACCCGCACCGTTCAAACCGAGCAAACCGATTTTTGCACCAGGGAAAAATGAAAGGGAAATGTCTTTAATAATGGTTTTTTGCGGCGGCACAACCTTGCTCACGCGCAGCATAGAATAGACGTATTGTTGGGACATAGTTTTCTCGTTTCCGTCAAACAAATTTCAGACGGCCCATTTTAACCTATTGCCCAAATACTTGCTTGTTCAAATGCCGTCTGAAAATAGAAATAAGCATCAAAATATACACCGAGCCGAACCGATACCCTCATTGCCCTACGGTATCAATGTCAAACCACAGAAAATTTGATTTAAGCCAGTTTATCCTTGAACTGGCATTGCCAATATCCGGCGCACTTCATAAAATGCACCCATATCCTTGAAAGTACGCACACAAACAATAACGACAGAGAACACCACACCAAGGAACATTTCAGATTTCTCAATAAAAATACTTTTTAAAAAAAGGATTTACCTCATGTCGGAACATACGCAAAAAACAGCAAAACAAGGTTTGCCGTCACTGGCAAAAAGTACGATTTGGATGCTGAGCTTCGGCTATCTCGGCGTTCAGACGGCCTTTACCCTACAAAGCTCACAAATGAGCCGAATTTTTCAAACTTTAGGCGCTGACCCGCACAATTTGGGCTGGTTTTTCATTCTGCCCCCATTGGCCGGTATGTTGGTTCAGCCGATTGTGGGCTACTACTCAGACCGCACCTGGATGCCGCGCTTGGGTGGCCGCCGTCTGCCCTATCTGCTTTACGGTACGCTGATTGCGGTTATCGTCATGATTCTTATGCCGAACTCGGGCAGCTTTGGTTTTGGCTACGCTTCTTTGGCGGCTTTGTCATTTGGCGCGTTGATGATTGCACTGTTGGACGTGTCCTCCAATATGGCAATGCAGCCGTTTAAGATGATGGTCGGCGATATGGTCAACGAGGAGCAGAAAAGCTACGCCTACGGGATTCAGAGCTTCTTGGCGAATACGGGTGCGGTTGTGGCGGCGATTCTGCCGTTTGTGTTTGCGTATATCGGTTTGGCGAATACTGCCGAGAAAGGCGTCGTACCGCAGACCGTGGTCGTGGCATTTTATGTGGGCGCGGCGTTGTTGGTGATTACCAGCGCGTTCACGATTTTCAAAGTGAAGG includes these proteins:
- a CDS encoding efflux RND transporter permease subunit, producing the protein MSKFFIDRPIFAWVIAIFIIAAGIFGIQKLPISQYPSVAAPTITLRATYPGASAQVMEDSVLAVIERNMYGVEGLDYMTTSANSSGSGSVSLTFTPETNEDLAQVDVQNKLSEVLSTLPSTVQQYGVTVSKARSNFLQVVMLSSEKQSIEEMNDYAQRNIIPELQRIDGVGQVQLFGAQRAMRIWVDPKKLQNYNLSFATVTNALATQNIQISAGSIGSLPAAAGQTISATVTAEGQLRTAEEFGNIILVSNTDGSNVYLKDVAKVSLGMQDYSTSTRLNGVNTTGMAVMLSNSGNALATATAVKEKMAVLQKYFPDGMSWKVPYDTSKFVEISIEKVIHTLLEAIVLVFLVMYLFLQNIRYTLIPTIVVPISLLGGFAFISYMGMSINVLTMFAMVLVIGIVVDDAIVVVENVERIMASEGLPPKAATKKAMSQISGAVIGITAVLMSVFVPLAMFSGATGNIYKQFALTMVASIGFSAFLALTLTPALCATMLKPIQNGHHEEKKGFFGWFNKKFDNWTHGYEGWVAKVLRKTLRMMVVYIGLTVVGVFLFMRLPTSFLPTEDQGNLMLSVQLPAGATKERTDATLAQITQLAKSVPEIENIVTVSGFSFSGSGQNMALGFVILKDWSERTAPGSDATSISGKLTGMMMATLKDGFGLAIVPPAIMELGTGSGLTIYLQDRNNSGHAALLAKRNELIDKMRKSGLFNPSTVRASGLEDAPQLKIDINRAAAAAQGISFSDIRTALASSLGSSYVNDFPNQGRLQRVMVQADASARMQPADILNLTVPNKSGVAVPLSTIATVSWENGMEQSVRFNGYPAMELSGSPVNGVSSGQAMAAVQQMVDEMGGGYSLEWGGQSREEAKGSSQTVVLYALAAAAVFLVLAALYESWSIPLAVILVIPLGLIGAALGVTGRNMFEALLGSIPAYANDIYFQVGFVTVMGLSAKNAILIIEFAKDLQAQGKSALEAALAAAHLRFRPIIMTSFAFILGVVPLYVASGASSASQRAIGTTVVWGMLIGTILSVFLVPLFYVVVRKFFKETAHEHEMAAKHAAEAGMIEDGKHDSDKH
- a CDS encoding TetR family transcriptional regulator, which codes for MRRTKTEALKTKEYLMLAALDTFYQKGIARTSLNEIAQAAGVTRGALYWHFKNKEDLFDALFQRICDDIESCIKEDSNNNNEQAWSSFRLTLTRFFERLQHNELHYTFHSILFLKCEHTEQNEAVIAIAKKHQSLWREKIIAVLTDAVQQKALVDNLDIDMAVIFIKSSLDGLIWRWLSSGQGFDLAQTAPRMIEIIIDTLENHPQLRKQS
- a CDS encoding efflux RND transporter periplasmic adaptor subunit gives rise to the protein MALYASKMMRVVSIAAATALALSACGKGDEKAAGQQAQGSQQQQNQPAPEVRVVTVHPETVALTTELPGRLESLRTAEVRAQVGGILQKRLFQEGSYVQAGQPLYQIDSSTYEANLESARAQLASAQATLAKANADLARYKPLVAADAISQQEYDAAVTAKRSAEAGVKSAQAAIKSAGISLNRSRITAPISGFIGQSKVSEGTLLNAGDTTVLATIQQTNPMYVNVTQSASEVMKLRQQVAEGKLLAANGAIAVDIKFDDGTVYPEKGRLLFADPTVNETTGQITLRAAIPNDRNILMPGLYVRVLMEQVAVDNAFVVPQQAVTRGTKDTVMVVNDKSEMEARVVTVAQQQGTNWVITDGLKDGDKVVVEGTSIAAMSGAKKVTPKEWTPPANAAAATPAVSDGQAASEAKPEAKAASEAK
- the ettA gene encoding energy-dependent translational throttle protein EttA; protein product: MSQQYVYSMLRVSKVVPPQKTIIKDISLSFFPGAKIGLLGLNGAGKSTVLRIMAGVDKEFEGEAVPMGGIKIGYLPQEPELDPEKTVREEVESGLGEVAAAQKRLEEVYAEYANPDADFDALAEEQGRLEAIIAAGSSTGGGAEHELEIAADALRLPDWDAKIGNLSGGEKRRVALCKLLLSKPDMLLLDEPTNHLDAESVEWLEQFLVRFPGTVVAVTHDRYFLDNAAEWILELDRGHGIPWKGNYSSWLEQKEKRLENEAKSEAARVKAMKQELEWVRQNAKGRQAKSKARLARFEEMSNYEYQKRNETQEIFIPVAERLGNEVIEFVNVSKSFGDKVLIDDLSFKVPAGAIVGIIGPNGAGKSTLFKMISGKEQPDSGEVKIGQTVKMSLIDQSREGLQNDKTVFDNIAEGRDILQVGQFEIPARQYLGRFNFKGSDQSKIAGQLSGGERGRLHLAKTLLSGGNVLLLDEPSNDLDVETLRALEDALLEFAGSVMVISHDRWFLDRIATHILACEGDSKWVFFDGNYQEYEADKKRRLGEEGAKPKRIRYKPVTR